From the genome of Canis lupus baileyi chromosome 4, mCanLup2.hap1, whole genome shotgun sequence:
AAAGTTTCTTTTACCTTCATCATCAGCAGAGGTTCATCAGCAGAGGTTCCCCTCTATCTAAACACAAGCTGAATGTGATTCCCACATTTAAGGGTATGCATTTTTTATACTGCATGGACTGTGAACACCAGCCAACAGCTTCATCTGGTGCTCAACCAAAAAAGCAACAATCAAGGCTAATTTGGCTATGTGGGTTTTGCCTTGTACTGCTTTAGAAATGTGGCAGACAGTGCTGGCAGCCTGTACCCCTATACCCCAACCCACCTGAGTTGACCTCTAGCCACACACAGGTCCCTGTATCCCCCAGCTTCCCACCTCCTACACCTGCCTGAGGGCACCTGCCCAGAAAGGCCAAGGGATTGATGACCCAAGGGGGCCAGGGACTAGGAATCTGGAGATAAATGTCTCCATCCCCCAGTTGGGATGAGTCTGCATGGTGTCAAAGGGCCCCTGGCAGATTATGCCCCAGTAACCCAGAACAATAATGTCATAACTGgctctctcttttcccatttcctcACTTGCACTTCCTGAAATCACCTCTCAAATTAATTACATGTACCCAAATGCACATCCCCAGGACTGCTTTGGGGGATATCCTAAATTAGTCAAGAACCTACTCCCATGTAAGATGTTTCTGATACCCAGTAAAATCTCCATAAGTGGTCCACCACAGCCATTGTTTGGGAATCTGCTGAGTGAAAACTCCCTGCTTCTAGAATCTAGTTACATGTGGGTTCTCCCAGAGTATtctcctctgctgtcctcaaGACCTTACCTACCAAGTGctctcctctgtcttcctctccaggTGATAGAAAAGAACTTGAGTGGCTGGTGGTACATTCAGATCGAAGATAAGGAAGGATGGGCCCCAGCAACCTTCATTGACAAGTATAAGAAGACCAGCAATGCCTCAAGGCCCAACTTCCTGGCTCCCTTGCCCAACGAGGTGACCCAGCTCCATCTGGGGGATGCAGCAGCCATGGAGAACAACACAGGCAGCGAAGCCATcggcccctcccggcccctgccAGATGCACCACATGGCGCCATGGACTCCGGGATGCCATGGTCCAAGGACTGGAAGGGAGGCAAGGAGGTCCCGAGGAAGGCGTCTTCTGACATGTCCTCATGTGCTGGCTACGAAGAGATCTCAAGCCCTGACCTGGAGGAGAAACCCAGCCTCCCCCCCCGGAAAGAATCTATCATCAAGTCGGAAGGGGAGCTGCAGGAGAGGGAGCGGCAGAGGATGGAGCAGCTCAGAGGCTCCTCACCCAAACCTCCAGGCATGATTTTGCCAATGATTCCAGCCAAACACACACCTCCAGCCCGGGATGGCAGGAGGTCAGAGCCCAAACCTGACAAAGGCAAGTTGCTCCAGCTGAAAAATGAGATGGGGCTGGAGTGTGGCCACAAGGTATTGGCCAAAGAAGTGAAGAAGCCCAACCTCCGACCCATCTCCAAATCCAAAGCTGATCTGCCAGAGGAGAAGCCAGAAGGGATTCCTCAGAATCCCTTCTTGAAATCCAAACCTCAGGTTAGGCCCAAACCAGCTCCTTCCCCCAGGACAGAACCACCTCAGGGCGAAGACCAAGTGGACATCTGCAACCTCAGGAGTAAGCTGAGACCTGCCAAGTCCCAAGAGAAGCCCTTACTGGATGGAGAGGGCAGCCAAGATGTGGCCTGCAGCCGGAGCTTCCTCCCGGGTGAAGGGCCTGGCCGCACCCAGGACAGGACGGGCAAACAGGACGGGCTCAGCCCAAAGGAGGTGCCCTGCAGAGCCCCTCCAAAGCCGGTCAAGACCGCAGATCCTGTGCCTAAGAATGTGCCCACCCCTCTCCAAGAGGCTTCCCCGCAGCGACCCGTGGTCCTGCCCCGGAGaccaccaccccccaaaaaaacctcaTCTTCCAGGCCCCTCCCGGAGGTCAGAGGGCCACAGCGGGAAGCAAGTGAAGGCAAAGCAGCTCCTGCTCCAGGCCGGGCCCTACTGGTCCCTCCTAAAGCCAAACCTTTTCTTTCCAACTCCTCAGGCGGCCACGATGACATGCGAGGCAAAGGTGGTCTGGGACCGTGGCTGGTGGGCAAAATAGGAGAAAACAGGGAGAAAGTAGCTGCCGCCCCCTTCCCCAGTGCTGACGGCTCGAAGGACTCTTTATACGTGGCAGTGGCCAACTTTGAAGGAGACAAAGACACCAGCAGCTTCCAGGAGGGGACGGTGTTCGAGGTCCGGGAAAAGAGCAGCAGTGGCTGGTGGTTCTGCCAAGTGCTGAGTGGGGCACCTTCCTGGGAAGGGTGGATCCCTTCCAACTATCTCAAAAAGAAGCCGTAGCCTCCTTCCCTGCCTGGAGGTCCCGCGCATCCCTGCTGGCTTACCCACGTATTTAATATGCCTCTTAATTTATCATCCTTCATGCAGCTTCAAAGGAAGGAAGAGTCTGGAATACTGTGGTTTCTTCCCTCCCTGGGGTAGAGAGTACCCCCTCCCATCACAGCATCCCCTGGCAGCCCAGAGGCCAACCTCCTGCTTCCTCTCCAAGTCAGCATCCCTGCCTTAAGGCCAGTGGCACTGCCACCCTCTGTAGGCCGCCCTGCAGCGGGACCATGACTCTCCAAGACCAGAACCCATTGTCTGGAAACTGCAGAAATAGTCTCACTGCCGGCACCCCACCCAGCCTGATGGCTGGCTCCAGCCTCTCCACGTTTCTCAAAGTCCAGTGACTTGATTTCCTGAGTTTCCAAAATGCTTGTTGGTACCAGAAAGAACTCCATCCCCTGGAAGTTGGCTCTACCGCCAGTCGTAGGGAGATGTCCTCCTCGAGGCTCTGGGCCCATGAGCATCTCAACTGCCCCAAGAGTGGGCCAGAAGGTCCACTGAGCCATTCTGCCTCCCATCGTCTGTCTTGGGACCCTGACAGATCCTAAAGGGGTGCTTCATTTACCTGCGCAGGGCTTTTTAAATAGGAACCTCCACCCCACCTTGGGCCATTCCACTTTCGTCTCCACAGAGCGAGAACCTCAAAGTTTGTTTGAAAGGAGccactcaaaaaagaaaaaaaaagaaagaaaggagccaCTCACAATCCATGTCCCTCGTGAGCATCCCATTGCTGAGTAGCTAGTAGGTGCCAGGCTCTGTCCTTGGCCCTTTACATTCCTGTTTTATCCCTCAAATCAATCCTTTCCTGTGTAATTATGCCTATTTTATGGACAAAGAACCTCGAACTCAACGTGCCAAGGGCACACTAgctaggaagaggaggaaagaggactTGAATTGAACTGGCCTGACTTCGATGCCTGTGCCCGTAGGAGGTTCATCAGGCAGGGGCACAGGAAGAAGCTAACTGCCAGAAGCAGGTGGCCAAGTGGCTTGCTTGTGGTGTGGGTGAGGGGGCGTTAGTGGCTGCTCccacacccaccacccctccGACCTGGTGCAGCTGACACTGGAGGCTGCCCGCACCCTCCACAGCTCCTCCTCCATGGCAGGGGAATGCCCAGGGCTCTGGCGGTTGCCACAGGGCCCCATTTCCTGCTGCTGTGCTGGGGCCCCTTCTGGGAGATAAAGCTTGTGGAGCTGAGGTGGTCTCGCATGACAGCCTGttggccggggtgggggcgggtcGTGGATGGCCAAGGACCAGCAGCTGGATTGCCACAGGCAGAGACCTCGCAGCCCTCTCTGCTGCTACTTCCTGCTCCTCTCTGGGATTCGCAGAGTACTTCTCTCTGTTCTGTACAAGCACTCTCCCTGTCATCTCCCTTCCATTTGGACAGATGTGTTCACTAAGGCAGGTAGAGGCAAAGCAACATTGCAGAATTAGAATCAGAACCCCGAGTTTCTGGCTCCCGGCCCAGAGTTCTTGCCCGTGGACCAGGCTGCCCTGGTGGGTAAAAGGGCAGACCCCACCCCCTGCGGAAGAGGATCCAGCTCAGAGATCTCCAACTCAATGTTTACCTGCTGTGATGCTTTGGGGACCGCAGGGCCAGCTTTCCTGGGGACACCCACTGTCCACCTGCAGTGCCAAAGATTTCTGTGTAAATggccctcctctgctctcccttccccccaaGGCCACATGGGCTCTGGATGCTTCTACAGGAGAAGGAGTGTTCTCTGATTCACAGTAGCATCTTTATTCCTTCCCTCAGGCAGTGTGTAAGCCCCATCCCCAAGGATTTTGGGGGCAGGGCCCCGAGGTGCTCCTGGCAGTGTGCACTTGCCCCATGGCCCTGTGCCCAGAACCGTAGTGGAGGATAGCAGTCCGGGAAGAAGGGAGGCTGGGAGAGTGCCACCCACATCTTTGAGGTACCCTCACTTGGAACGAAGCCCATAGCACGTTTTCCAGAGTTTTTGACCCACTTTGGCTGAAACAGCTTTTATGAAGCTGTTATGCAGGATTTGACTACATTTCAAAAGACAGAACTCAgcctttttttctctgattttctctctgctttctttgaCCTTTTCAAGTGTTTTGTGAGCGCCTACCACGTGCTTGGCGCTGGGTAAGACCAGGATACACGTGGCTCCATGCCTGGCTCTGAGAGCTATGGGATTTTTTGCTGCTTCCACCCAAAGGGTTTATCTTTGGCCTCATTCCCTCGTGCTGAAGGTCAGATGGGTGGGAGTGGACTACTTCCACCTTTCTGTGGGCAAAAGTGTTcctgaaaatgaatgaatttgcatttttattatttttattattattctgacGTGAACTGAAGGTACTGAAACCACGTTTCTCTCTGTTCACCGTTCTTTGCTCAGGACACTTCTATGGCCTGAGGACACCCCTCTCCGGCTCCATGTGCCACAGTGGTGGGCACTTATACAGGCAACTGGAAGTAGGGGGACCTGGTGGCCGGGGGCTCCCCCTAGCTGTCCAGGCCTGAGGACTTAGCTTTACAGCATCCAGCCCTGTGGCCACCATTCTGTGAGCAATTGATACAGCATATGCAAAACTCCCCTGAGGTTACGCTCGCAGCAAATGCCCAAGACCACAGTTAGAACTCTGTGCCAAGCTCCAGGCAGGTCACTGGTGCTTAAACTCCCTCTTAACTTAACTCTCAAGACAACCCTATAAGGTGCATAGGACCAGCCCCGAGCTGTGAAGAGGTGGTTGAAGTACATGGGGTGAAATCGAATGCCCGGTTTCATCCAGATCATGACCAAGCTGAGACTTGAATCCAGGGGTGCCTTCTCCCCAGTGCCCATGGCTTTTCCTCTTCCGATGTTAGCAAAATGTGCATGGCCCTTCCAGGGCAACAGGTGACCCTCCCACATAATTTAGGTTTCTACTCTCTTCATCCCATGATCACACGTGGAAGTTGGTCACAGGCCAAATGCTAGCCCAAAAGgcagacatggaaaaaaaaaaaagaaggcggGCATGTAAAAACCACAGCTCATAGTGCCACCAAATCTTTGGAAAATCTGAGTTTTAGGATCACTGCTTGGCAAAACAGGCCTTCACAAAATGTTCACTCAAAATCTCTGCTGTTTGGTGACTTTATGCCATTGTCCCAGGCTGAGAGGGGGGAGCTGGGGCCTGGCTTGAACCACTTTTAATGCCCTACCTCACTGAGGAATTGCTAGAGCCCATAGTGAGTTTCTAATAGTCATTTTAAGCCTCCACCGCAACACCTCCCCATGTAGCCAGTTTCTTAGGCAAAGCTTTTGGCCTTAAGATGTTTCTGAGCCCACTGGGGATCACATTACCAGGTGGAGTGTAGGAAAACAAACTTGCCGCATGAAAGGGCAGGTGCCAAATTGCCCCAGGTTTCAGAAGGTCCTTAGGCCAAGGCATGGACAGTCCAGTATTTATACAGCCTGTATTGAGTACAAAGCAATGAGTGGGATAAAGAAGTTGctcctgccctcaaagagctggTGACTCAACATCATCAAGAACAGGAACATTCGTGGCTTGGCTCCCATTCTTTCATCATGCCCAAGTCTAAGTGTTGGGTCAGGCTGCTCCCTGGGAGGTTTTGCCCTTCTCTTTGTACTGTGGCCATGGGTGCATAAGAGCCTGCACCATGCCTGGCAGTCCTGtccatccctcccccccccccccacttggtTATCCAGGCCAGAGCTTTTGCAAACCAGCCATACCCTATgatatatgtgctgccgaagcgagcacaccATACCCTATGATAGACCAAAGATTACCTAATGTCAAACTTTGTGGCCCGGAGGAGTGGGAAGTTGGTTTGCATTGAGGCCTGAGGGTGTAGGATGCCCTCCATTAGCCTGGAAGAATTACTCCTAACTTGGCTAAGGTTTGGACATTTGGATGGACCACAGCCTGTGACAGTCCCAGATCTGCGGAGCTAAAACCCAGAGGCCCCATGGTCTTCCACCTGCTTGTGGACCACGTGCCAGGGACCCTTCCCACAGACTTGAACATCCAGCTCCGTGGGGTAATGATTGGTTTCTGGTGCTACCCTGCCAAGTTACCCAGGCCCTCACCATGCTTCAGCATTCCCTCCTTCCCATCTCTACTCCAAAGGAGGCCTCCCAGCGCCAATCAGGACAAGTGACTCAACTCTTGTCCTTGAAGAGGCCAGAGCCAGTGCCACAGCCAGCAGCCTTCACTTTCAGGTCTTCTATAAATGTACAAAAGGCGgtccgctcccccccccccccaaaatcaggCTTGTTACAGCAATAAGCAATTCTGATGCAAGTAAGGTGTCCATATTTTATCCCAGTGtgtgcctgtctctgcctttgtgtccaCGTAACTGTTACTAGTGCCCCTTTCACTCGTATACAGGGGAGATGATAAACTATGGTCACCTTAGCTGTCCCCACATTTCCTGCTTCAGAGCACCACCAAGTCACCAGAAAATTTTGTGCATCCCTCCAGGAACGGTGGGGCTCTGATAGCATTGCCTCACCTCCTCATGTCTACTCATAGAGTGACCCTGGAGATCCCTGAAAATCCTAGCACTCATACCCTCTTGGCAAACTGACAAATTCtggtggtgttttgtttgtttcctgttaacacacacacaaatacatgagGATATATAATgtgaggggggaggggtggtgaaCAATTAGCTGTAGCATGTATAGACTATATACCAttagactttctctttttttttttttttaataaaaatgcttgACTGGTTTCAAGCTTCATTGTGAAGATGCAGTGTCTATGGACTTTATTTAGCTAAAGTGGTGAGGCATAGCTTTCTGCCCTGGCATTTTGGGCTCGAGTTTGGGAATCAAAAGAACCGAAGCCTGGGTGAGCTGTTGGAACAATAGGGGTGACTCCTCTGGATCCTAGTGCATCCTGATTCTTTTAATTACAGTGTCCAGAAACTAAGGGAAAGTGTCCTTGTATTCACTGGGCATTTCCCACATATTCTTAGCTCTGTGCCTAAAGATGGAAAACGTTTAAGATGTCTTGAACCTCACTGGTGTTGCCTACTGATGGGCAAGAGCATGTGGTGGATGATGGGGGTGCAGCC
Proteins encoded in this window:
- the SH3PXD2B gene encoding SH3 and PX domain-containing protein 2B isoform X3, yielding MPPRRSIVEVKVLDVQKRRVPNKHYVYIIRVTWSSGSTEAIYRRYSKFFDLQMQMLDKFPMEGGQKDPKQRIIPFLPGKILFRRSHIRDVAVKRLIPIDEYCKALIQLPPYISQCDEVLQFFETRPEDLNPPKEEHVGKKKSGGDLTSVDPMVLEQYVVVADYQKQESSEISLSVGQVVDIIEKNESGWWFVSTAEEQGWVPATCLEGQDGMQDEFSLQPEEEEKYTVIYPYTARDQDEMNLERGAVVEVIQKNLEGWWKIRYQGKEGWAPASYLKKSSGEPLPPKPGTGSPAHTGILDLDGLSRQQSSVGRDRELLNNQRDGRFEGRPVPDGDIKQRSPKMRQRPPPRRDMTIPRGLHLPKPPVPPQVEEEYYTIAEFQTTIPDGISFQAGLKVEVIEKNLSGWWYIQIEDKEGWAPATFIDKYKKTSNASRPNFLAPLPNEVTQLHLGDAAAMENNTGSEAIGPSRPLPDAPHGAMDSGMPWSKDWKGGKEVPRKASSDMSSCAGYEEISSPDLEEKPSLPPRKESIIKSEGELQERERQRMEQLRGSSPKPPGMILPMIPAKHTPPARDGRRSEPKPDKGKLLQLKNEMGLECGHKVLAKEVKKPNLRPISKSKADLPEEKPEGIPQNPFLKSKPQVRPKPAPSPRTEPPQGEDQVDICNLRSKLRPAKSQEKPLLDGEGSQDVACSRSFLPGEGPGRTQDRTGKQDGLSPKEVPCRAPPKPVKTADPVPKNVPTPLQEASPQRPVVLPRRPPPPKKTSSSRPLPEVRGPQREASEGKAAPAPGRALLVPPKAKPFLSNSSGGHDDMRGKGGLGPWLVGKIGENREKVAAAPFPSADGSKDSLYVAVANFEGDKDTSSFQEGTVFEVREKSSSGWWFCQVLSGAPSWEGWIPSNYLKKKP
- the SH3PXD2B gene encoding SH3 and PX domain-containing protein 2B isoform X1, producing the protein MPPRRSIVEVKVLDVQKRRVPNKHYVYIIRVTWSSGSTEAIYRRYSKFFDLQMQMLDKFPMEGGQKDPKQRIIPFLPGKILFRRSHIRDVAVKRLIPIDEYCKALIQLPPYISQCDEVLQFFETRPEDLNPPKEEHVGKKKSGGDLTSVDPMVLEQYVVVADYQKQESSEISLSVGQVVDIIEKNESGWWFVSTAEEQGWVPATCLEGQDGMQDEFSLQPEEVSWRYWSLPRPVGRRRTLGDLYAISWRQEEKYTVIYPYTARDQDEMNLERGAVVEVIQKNLEGWWKIRYQGKEGWAPASYLKKSSGEPLPPKPGTGSPAHTGILDLDGLSRQQSSVGRDRELLNNQRDGRFEGRPVPDGDIKQRSPKMRQRPPPRRDMTIPRGLHLPKPPVPPQVEEEYYTIAEFQTTIPDGISFQAGLKVEVIEKNLSGWWYIQIEDKEGWAPATFIDKYKKTSNASRPNFLAPLPNEVTQLHLGDAAAMENNTGSEAIGPSRPLPDAPHGAMDSGMPWSKDWKGGKEVPRKASSDMSSCAGYEEISSPDLEEKPSLPPRKESIIKSEGELQERERQRMEQLRGSSPKPPGMILPMIPAKHTPPARDGRRSEPKPDKGKLLQLKNEMGLECGHKVLAKEVKKPNLRPISKSKADLPEEKPEGIPQNPFLKSKPQVRPKPAPSPRTEPPQGEDQVDICNLRSKLRPAKSQEKPLLDGEGSQDVACSRSFLPGEGPGRTQDRTGKQDGLSPKEVPCRAPPKPVKTADPVPKNVPTPLQEASPQRPVVLPRRPPPPKKTSSSRPLPEVRGPQREASEGKAAPAPGRALLVPPKAKPFLSNSSGGHDDMRGKGGLGPWLVGKIGENREKVAAAPFPSADGSKDSLYVAVANFEGDKDTSSFQEGTVFEVREKSSSGWWFCQVLSGAPSWEGWIPSNYLKKKP
- the SH3PXD2B gene encoding SH3 and PX domain-containing protein 2B isoform X2, whose protein sequence is MRQEGKVYIIRVTWSSGSTEAIYRRYSKFFDLQMQMLDKFPMEGGQKDPKQRIIPFLPGKILFRRSHIRDVAVKRLIPIDEYCKALIQLPPYISQCDEVLQFFETRPEDLNPPKEEHVGKKKSGGDLTSVDPMVLEQYVVVADYQKQESSEISLSVGQVVDIIEKNESGWWFVSTAEEQGWVPATCLEGQDGMQDEFSLQPEEVSWRYWSLPRPVGRRRTLGDLYAISWRQEEKYTVIYPYTARDQDEMNLERGAVVEVIQKNLEGWWKIRYQGKEGWAPASYLKKSSGEPLPPKPGTGSPAHTGILDLDGLSRQQSSVGRDRELLNNQRDGRFEGRPVPDGDIKQRSPKMRQRPPPRRDMTIPRGLHLPKPPVPPQVEEEYYTIAEFQTTIPDGISFQAGLKVEVIEKNLSGWWYIQIEDKEGWAPATFIDKYKKTSNASRPNFLAPLPNEVTQLHLGDAAAMENNTGSEAIGPSRPLPDAPHGAMDSGMPWSKDWKGGKEVPRKASSDMSSCAGYEEISSPDLEEKPSLPPRKESIIKSEGELQERERQRMEQLRGSSPKPPGMILPMIPAKHTPPARDGRRSEPKPDKGKLLQLKNEMGLECGHKVLAKEVKKPNLRPISKSKADLPEEKPEGIPQNPFLKSKPQVRPKPAPSPRTEPPQGEDQVDICNLRSKLRPAKSQEKPLLDGEGSQDVACSRSFLPGEGPGRTQDRTGKQDGLSPKEVPCRAPPKPVKTADPVPKNVPTPLQEASPQRPVVLPRRPPPPKKTSSSRPLPEVRGPQREASEGKAAPAPGRALLVPPKAKPFLSNSSGGHDDMRGKGGLGPWLVGKIGENREKVAAAPFPSADGSKDSLYVAVANFEGDKDTSSFQEGTVFEVREKSSSGWWFCQVLSGAPSWEGWIPSNYLKKKP
- the SH3PXD2B gene encoding SH3 and PX domain-containing protein 2B isoform X4, with the protein product MRQEGKVYIIRVTWSSGSTEAIYRRYSKFFDLQMQMLDKFPMEGGQKDPKQRIIPFLPGKILFRRSHIRDVAVKRLIPIDEYCKALIQLPPYISQCDEVLQFFETRPEDLNPPKEEHVGKKKSGGDLTSVDPMVLEQYVVVADYQKQESSEISLSVGQVVDIIEKNESGWWFVSTAEEQGWVPATCLEGQDGMQDEFSLQPEEEEKYTVIYPYTARDQDEMNLERGAVVEVIQKNLEGWWKIRYQGKEGWAPASYLKKSSGEPLPPKPGTGSPAHTGILDLDGLSRQQSSVGRDRELLNNQRDGRFEGRPVPDGDIKQRSPKMRQRPPPRRDMTIPRGLHLPKPPVPPQVEEEYYTIAEFQTTIPDGISFQAGLKVEVIEKNLSGWWYIQIEDKEGWAPATFIDKYKKTSNASRPNFLAPLPNEVTQLHLGDAAAMENNTGSEAIGPSRPLPDAPHGAMDSGMPWSKDWKGGKEVPRKASSDMSSCAGYEEISSPDLEEKPSLPPRKESIIKSEGELQERERQRMEQLRGSSPKPPGMILPMIPAKHTPPARDGRRSEPKPDKGKLLQLKNEMGLECGHKVLAKEVKKPNLRPISKSKADLPEEKPEGIPQNPFLKSKPQVRPKPAPSPRTEPPQGEDQVDICNLRSKLRPAKSQEKPLLDGEGSQDVACSRSFLPGEGPGRTQDRTGKQDGLSPKEVPCRAPPKPVKTADPVPKNVPTPLQEASPQRPVVLPRRPPPPKKTSSSRPLPEVRGPQREASEGKAAPAPGRALLVPPKAKPFLSNSSGGHDDMRGKGGLGPWLVGKIGENREKVAAAPFPSADGSKDSLYVAVANFEGDKDTSSFQEGTVFEVREKSSSGWWFCQVLSGAPSWEGWIPSNYLKKKP